One Glaciihabitans arcticus DNA window includes the following coding sequences:
- a CDS encoding phosphate ABC transporter substrate-binding protein PstS, which yields MLLSSCAANETADPEAPVSDLTGTINGVGASSQGAAQEAWAQGFQTANTGVTINYAPEGSGAGREAFIAGGIGFAGTDSSLSDEEIAGGFAGCVPEAGYVEVPVYISPIAVIFNVEGLDTLNLDAATLAKIFKGDITKWDDAAIVALNEDAELPSATITAVHRSDDSGTTKNFADYLGKVAPEVWTEEAADAFPYGGEAAAKTAGVVSAVTNGVNTIGYADASAAGDLGVASIKVGDEFVAYTAEAAAAVVEGSPLVEGRDATDLAIKLDRNTDDPSQYPLVLVSYAIACGEYTEEGTGELVKAYLSYITGEEGQAVAASAAGAAPLSADYSAKVATALEAIK from the coding sequence ATGCTCCTCTCCTCGTGCGCAGCAAACGAGACCGCTGACCCCGAGGCTCCCGTCTCCGACCTCACCGGCACCATCAACGGCGTCGGCGCATCGTCGCAGGGCGCAGCACAGGAGGCCTGGGCTCAGGGCTTCCAGACCGCCAACACCGGCGTCACCATCAACTACGCACCCGAGGGTTCGGGCGCCGGCCGCGAGGCGTTCATCGCCGGCGGCATCGGCTTCGCAGGCACCGACTCGTCGCTCAGCGACGAGGAGATCGCGGGCGGCTTCGCCGGTTGCGTTCCCGAGGCCGGCTACGTAGAGGTCCCCGTCTACATCTCCCCCATCGCGGTTATCTTCAACGTAGAGGGCCTCGACACCCTCAACCTCGACGCCGCGACGCTCGCCAAGATCTTCAAGGGCGACATCACGAAGTGGGATGACGCAGCCATCGTTGCGCTCAACGAGGACGCTGAACTGCCCTCCGCCACGATCACCGCCGTGCACCGCTCGGACGACTCGGGTACCACCAAGAACTTCGCCGACTACCTCGGCAAGGTTGCTCCCGAGGTCTGGACCGAAGAGGCCGCTGACGCGTTCCCCTACGGTGGCGAGGCTGCTGCCAAGACCGCCGGAGTCGTCTCCGCAGTCACCAACGGCGTGAACACCATCGGTTACGCGGACGCTTCGGCTGCCGGCGACCTCGGTGTCGCATCGATCAAGGTTGGCGACGAGTTCGTCGCCTACACCGCTGAGGCCGCTGCCGCAGTCGTCGAGGGCTCGCCCCTCGTCGAGGGCCGCGACGCGACCGACCTCGCGATCAAGCTCGACCGCAACACGGATGACCCGAGCCAGTACCCGCTCGTCCTCGTCTCCTACGCAATCGCGTGCGGCGAGTACACCGAAGAGGGAACCGGCGAACTGGTCAAGGCGTACCTGAGCTACATCACCGGCGAAGAGGGCCAGGCAGTCGCCGCGTCCGCTGCCGGCGCTGCACCGCTCTCGGCTGACTACTCGGCCAAGGTTGCAACGGCTCTCGAAGCCATCAAGTAA
- the pstC gene encoding phosphate ABC transporter permease subunit PstC translates to MTTAQASPRAKLRLGDRIFTGSTLTAGIVILAALAAVAIFLLAQSIPALVADPADLKGSPSSFWEFVGPLAFGTVWSAFLALLMALPVALGIALFISHYAPRRIAQGLGYIIDLLAAVPSVVFGLWGIGVLAPAITPLYQWLVENVGWFPLFAPPVSGTGKTILTVAIVLAVMILPIITAVTREVFLQTPVLHEEAALALGATRWEMIKIAVLPFGRPGIISAAMLGLGRALGETMVVAMVLSPGVLITFVLTGPENSPTIAGNIALNFPEAHGLGVNALIATGLILFVITLIINSIARFVINRRKAFSGAN, encoded by the coding sequence ATGACGACTGCACAAGCGTCGCCGCGAGCCAAGCTCCGACTTGGCGACAGGATCTTCACCGGCAGCACCCTCACGGCCGGGATCGTCATTCTCGCCGCCCTGGCCGCCGTTGCAATCTTCCTGCTCGCGCAGAGCATCCCCGCCCTCGTGGCAGACCCGGCCGATCTCAAGGGCTCGCCCAGCAGCTTCTGGGAATTCGTCGGTCCCCTCGCCTTCGGAACCGTCTGGTCGGCGTTCCTCGCCCTCCTGATGGCCCTCCCGGTCGCCCTCGGTATCGCGCTCTTCATCTCGCACTACGCGCCGCGCCGCATCGCCCAGGGCCTCGGCTACATCATCGACCTGCTGGCTGCCGTTCCCTCGGTCGTCTTCGGCCTCTGGGGCATCGGTGTCCTGGCCCCCGCGATCACACCGCTCTACCAGTGGCTCGTCGAGAACGTCGGCTGGTTCCCGCTGTTCGCTCCGCCCGTCTCGGGCACCGGCAAGACCATCCTCACCGTGGCCATCGTGCTCGCCGTGATGATCCTGCCGATCATCACCGCCGTCACCCGCGAGGTCTTCCTGCAGACCCCCGTGCTGCACGAAGAGGCCGCACTGGCCCTCGGAGCCACACGCTGGGAGATGATCAAGATCGCCGTGCTGCCCTTCGGTCGCCCCGGCATCATCTCGGCCGCCATGCTCGGCCTCGGCCGAGCCCTCGGCGAGACGATGGTCGTCGCCATGGTGCTCTCACCGGGTGTGCTCATCACCTTCGTGCTGACCGGCCCCGAGAACTCCCCCACCATCGCGGGCAACATCGCCCTCAACTTCCCTGAGGCACACGGCCTCGGCGTCAACGCCCTCATCGCGACGGGCTTGATCCTCTTTGTGATCACGCTCATCATCAACTCGATAGCGCGCTTCGTCATCAACCGCCGCAAGGCTTTCTCGGGAGCTAACTGA
- the pstA gene encoding phosphate ABC transporter permease PstA: protein MTAVAETGIVNSLTTGRLPKWVPWALLGASWVVFGIIFAMVAAADGSEFNPVLAIFVGTIFFDVILYVVARLVEGSRQATNRLVTSLVATAFIVALLPLVSLLYTVVINGLPRFDIQFFSESMRNVVGEGGGGLHAITGTLLITGMATLISVPIGLLTAIYLVEYGRGALARAITFFVDVMTGIPSIVAGLFAFAFFSLVLDNPAIRFGFGGAVALSLLMIPVVVRSSEEMLKLVPNELREASYALGVPKWLTILKIVIPTSIAGITTGVTLAISRVIGETAPLLIIAGFTASMNYDLFKNQMMSLPVFLYTQFQNPGVVVAPYIERSWAAALTLILIVMALNLIARLIAKIFSPKLGR from the coding sequence ATGACCGCCGTCGCCGAAACCGGAATCGTCAACTCGCTCACCACGGGGCGCCTTCCCAAGTGGGTGCCCTGGGCCCTGCTCGGAGCGAGCTGGGTCGTGTTCGGCATCATCTTCGCGATGGTCGCCGCCGCCGACGGCAGCGAGTTCAACCCGGTGCTCGCCATCTTCGTCGGAACGATCTTCTTCGACGTGATCCTCTACGTCGTAGCGCGCCTCGTCGAGGGATCGCGACAGGCCACCAACCGCCTGGTCACCTCGCTCGTCGCCACGGCCTTCATCGTCGCCCTGCTGCCGCTCGTCTCCCTGCTCTACACGGTGGTCATCAACGGCCTGCCGCGCTTCGACATCCAGTTCTTCTCCGAGTCCATGCGCAACGTCGTCGGCGAGGGAGGCGGTGGCCTGCACGCCATCACCGGAACCCTGCTCATCACGGGAATGGCGACGCTGATCTCGGTGCCCATCGGGCTCCTCACCGCGATCTACCTCGTCGAGTACGGACGCGGCGCCCTGGCCCGCGCAATCACCTTCTTCGTGGACGTGATGACGGGCATCCCGTCGATCGTTGCCGGCCTGTTCGCCTTCGCGTTCTTCTCGCTGGTTCTCGACAACCCGGCCATCCGTTTCGGATTCGGTGGCGCCGTCGCGTTGTCGCTCCTCATGATCCCGGTCGTGGTGCGCTCGAGCGAGGAGATGCTCAAGCTGGTTCCCAACGAGCTGCGCGAGGCGTCGTACGCACTCGGCGTGCCCAAATGGCTGACCATTCTGAAGATCGTCATCCCGACCTCGATTGCCGGAATCACCACGGGCGTCACGCTCGCCATCTCGCGCGTCATCGGCGAAACGGCCCCGCTGCTCATCATCGCCGGCTTCACGGCCAGCATGAACTACGACCTGTTCAAGAATCAGATGATGTCGCTGCCGGTGTTCCTCTACACGCAGTTCCAGAACCCCGGTGTGGTCGTCGCCCCCTACATCGAGCGCTCCTGGGCGGCTGCACTCACACTGATCCTCATCGTGATGGCGCTCAACCTCATCGCGCGACTCATCGCCAAGATCTTCTCCCCCAAGCTCGGCCGCTAA
- the pstB gene encoding phosphate ABC transporter ATP-binding protein PstB, producing the protein MSKRIEVNDLNVYYSKFKAVEEVTLTIEPRTVTAFIGPSGCGKSTFLRTLNRMHEVIPGARVEGEVLIDGNDLYGPGVDPVLVRRQVGMVFQRPNPFPTMSIRENVLAGVRLNNKRITKTEADDLVEQSLQGANLWNEVKDRLNLPGSGLSGGQQQRLCIARTIAVSPEVILMDEPCSALDPISTLAIEDLIEELKKDYTIVIVTHNMQQASRVSDRTAFFNIAGTGKPGKLIEYDDTATMFSKPSVQATEDYVSGKFG; encoded by the coding sequence GTGTCCAAGCGCATTGAAGTCAACGACCTCAACGTCTACTACAGCAAGTTCAAGGCTGTGGAAGAGGTCACCCTCACGATCGAGCCCCGCACCGTCACGGCCTTCATCGGCCCCAGCGGTTGCGGCAAGTCGACGTTCCTCCGCACGCTGAACCGTATGCACGAGGTCATCCCCGGCGCGCGCGTCGAGGGTGAGGTTCTGATCGACGGCAATGACCTCTATGGACCCGGCGTCGACCCCGTGCTCGTGCGTCGCCAGGTCGGGATGGTATTCCAGCGTCCCAACCCGTTCCCCACGATGTCGATCCGCGAGAACGTTCTCGCCGGTGTGCGCCTCAACAACAAGCGCATCACCAAGACCGAGGCCGATGACCTGGTTGAGCAGTCGCTGCAGGGCGCAAACCTGTGGAACGAGGTGAAGGACCGCCTGAACCTGCCCGGCTCCGGACTCTCCGGTGGACAGCAGCAGCGTCTCTGCATCGCGCGCACCATCGCGGTCTCGCCCGAGGTCATCCTCATGGACGAGCCGTGCTCGGCCCTCGACCCGATCTCGACGCTCGCCATCGAGGACCTCATCGAGGAGCTCAAGAAGGACTACACGATCGTCATCGTGACCCACAACATGCAGCAGGCCTCGCGCGTTTCCGACCGCACCGCCTTCTTCAACATCGCGGGAACCGGCAAGCCGGGCAAGCTCATCGAGTACGACGACACTGCGACCATGTTCTCGAAGCCCTCCGTCCAGGCGACCGAGGATTACGTTTCGGGGAAGTTCGGATAG
- a CDS encoding anti-sigma factor encodes MSKHSNDDNFTPDVTDISGAYALNAVNPAERDAFEATLPNAQSTLNEVTELKDTAVLLGLAVDPVVPSAGLKLNLMAQIAQTPQLSPVVAPVASIRPDVTRFSTPTETKAQSRWFSRTVLTMTSVAAAAALLIGGGVLVNSVVVPAQQQAAAEQELNAIKAAEDSQQAVAEVAGGGTATLVWSNQQASAALIVDGLAPLPDDKVYELWYIGESGPRAAGTFTVDESGETWRVLEGDMQAGDLVGVTIEPKGGSEQPTTDPIVGIQA; translated from the coding sequence ATGAGCAAGCACTCGAACGACGACAACTTCACACCCGATGTCACTGACATCTCGGGTGCCTACGCACTCAATGCGGTCAACCCCGCTGAGCGTGACGCCTTCGAGGCGACCCTCCCGAACGCCCAGTCGACTCTCAATGAGGTCACCGAACTGAAGGACACCGCCGTGTTGCTCGGTCTCGCCGTTGATCCAGTGGTTCCGTCCGCTGGGCTCAAGCTCAACCTGATGGCCCAGATTGCCCAGACTCCGCAGCTGTCGCCCGTGGTTGCGCCCGTTGCATCCATTCGACCGGATGTCACGCGCTTCAGTACCCCGACCGAGACAAAGGCCCAGTCCCGCTGGTTCTCCCGCACGGTGCTCACGATGACGTCGGTGGCTGCAGCCGCAGCGCTGCTCATCGGGGGAGGCGTGCTCGTCAACTCGGTCGTCGTGCCGGCCCAGCAGCAGGCTGCGGCCGAGCAGGAGCTCAACGCCATCAAGGCGGCCGAGGACTCGCAGCAGGCTGTCGCCGAGGTCGCCGGTGGTGGCACCGCGACGCTCGTCTGGTCCAACCAGCAGGCATCCGCTGCGCTTATCGTGGACGGCCTCGCGCCGCTTCCCGACGACAAGGTCTACGAGCTCTGGTACATCGGCGAGAGCGGCCCGCGCGCTGCGGGAACGTTCACCGTCGACGAGTCGGGCGAGACCTGGCGTGTGCTCGAGGGCGACATGCAGGCCGGCGACCTCGTCGGTGTGACCATCGAACCCAAGGGCGGCTCCGAGCAGCCCACGACCGACCCGATCGTCGGTATCCAGGCGTAA
- a CDS encoding sigma-70 family RNA polymerase sigma factor, giving the protein MLKLVTRETDSNPDIFEGAATPDQLLARVATGDQAAFGLLYDQMAPRVLGLVKRLLRDHAQSEEVTQEIFLEIWQSATRYDSSKGAAVGWIMTMAHRRAVDRVRASQSSRDRDVKIGIRDFNPVYDNVSQTVETRIEHERVEKAMLRLTELQRQAVSLAYYGGYSHSEVAELLSVPIGTVKTRVRDGMIRLRDELGVAS; this is encoded by the coding sequence ATGCTTAAGCTCGTGACTCGCGAGACCGACAGCAACCCGGACATCTTCGAAGGTGCTGCAACGCCAGATCAACTTTTGGCGCGCGTGGCGACTGGTGACCAGGCTGCGTTCGGCCTGCTGTACGACCAGATGGCTCCGCGGGTACTGGGACTCGTGAAGCGGCTACTGCGTGACCATGCGCAGTCTGAGGAAGTGACGCAAGAGATCTTCCTCGAGATCTGGCAGTCGGCAACGCGATACGACTCGAGCAAGGGCGCCGCAGTCGGATGGATCATGACGATGGCGCACCGCAGGGCGGTCGACCGCGTGAGGGCTTCACAGTCCTCTCGTGATCGGGACGTCAAGATCGGTATCAGGGATTTCAATCCTGTCTATGACAACGTGTCGCAGACAGTCGAAACGCGCATCGAGCACGAGAGGGTGGAAAAAGCCATGTTGCGACTCACTGAATTACAACGCCAGGCGGTCTCCCTCGCGTACTACGGCGGATACAGCCACAGCGAGGTAGCCGAGCTGCTGAGCGTGCCCATCGGCACGGTCAAGACCCGCGTACGAGACGGCATGATCCGCCTGCGCGATGAACTGGGGGTGGCGTCATGA
- a CDS encoding DNA-directed RNA polymerase subunit beta: MTDEFHKPTQYSGDKFDTFEGGEDPAVIMRIAHDSAHALVDRARDTDDPAVVERLVAYTDQHGVDALAELWARSSPKSLPGALWRIYLIRVLIRQDPDATSYLFQRGSEVLATIDAAVAGAPMPTGPEEITALADQILRGLFTGDFAVALDRAAAFSRVMSAGATSIADDADVTTPQRGSELTTRALRFTEMGEDLTAAARLHRAGSLE, translated from the coding sequence ATGACCGATGAGTTCCATAAGCCGACGCAGTACTCCGGCGACAAGTTCGACACCTTCGAAGGTGGCGAGGATCCCGCGGTCATCATGCGCATCGCGCATGACTCCGCGCACGCGCTCGTCGACCGCGCGCGCGACACCGACGATCCCGCCGTCGTCGAGCGCCTGGTCGCCTACACCGACCAGCACGGCGTCGACGCGCTCGCCGAGCTGTGGGCACGGTCGAGCCCCAAGAGCCTCCCCGGCGCGCTCTGGCGCATCTACTTGATCCGTGTTCTCATTCGACAGGACCCGGATGCAACGAGCTACCTGTTCCAACGGGGCTCCGAGGTGCTCGCCACCATCGATGCCGCTGTTGCGGGTGCCCCGATGCCCACCGGACCCGAGGAGATCACGGCTCTCGCGGACCAGATCCTCAGGGGACTCTTCACGGGCGACTTCGCCGTGGCGCTCGATCGGGCCGCGGCGTTCAGCCGGGTGATGTCCGCCGGGGCCACGAGCATTGCGGATGACGCCGACGTCACCACACCGCAGCGTGGATCCGAGCTGACGACGAGGGCCCTGCGCTTCACCGAGATGGGCGAGGACCTCACGGCTGCCGCGCGGCTGCATCGGGCCGGGTCGCTCGAGTAG
- a CDS encoding MarR family winged helix-turn-helix transcriptional regulator, which yields MTPFRALTGDPADVIHALLNYRAAEESMRLRAGVAMGIGATDLRALRFLLRAQNDARSVSGRELGDHLSMSSASVTSLLDRLTKSGHVLRTQDPADRRSNLVTATADSDDEVRGTLGAMHARMIAVARSLSDEDAALVTGFLASMTAAVDVVDLAAPAV from the coding sequence GTGACGCCTTTTCGTGCGCTCACGGGTGATCCGGCGGACGTCATCCACGCTCTGCTGAACTACCGTGCAGCCGAGGAATCGATGCGCCTGCGCGCCGGCGTCGCCATGGGCATAGGCGCGACGGACCTGCGCGCGCTGCGATTCCTGCTCAGGGCGCAGAATGACGCCCGTTCTGTGTCGGGCCGCGAGCTCGGCGACCACCTCAGCATGAGCTCGGCCTCGGTCACCTCGCTGCTTGACCGGCTCACGAAGAGCGGACACGTGCTGCGCACCCAGGATCCCGCCGATCGTCGCAGCAACCTGGTCACCGCGACGGCCGACTCAGACGACGAGGTGCGCGGCACACTTGGTGCGATGCATGCGCGCATGATCGCGGTCGCCCGCAGCCTGAGTGACGAGGATGCCGCCCTCGTGACCGGCTTCCTCGCGTCGATGACCGCCGCGGTGGACGTCGTCGACCTCGCCGCCCCCGCGGTCTGA
- a CDS encoding MarR family winged helix-turn-helix transcriptional regulator, translating into MAEPEQHVETRYWFPENSEKQRSVAVLDAMRTYRAAETAMQRRTQTSMGMGENDLLALRYVIMAQRDGRSIGPKELTRYLGISSASTTVLLDRLERSGQMRRENSPFDRRALILVPTATTDAEVQAALGEVPERMVEVANTLSHEQALTVIQFLENMRSAVDEIDSHVVTGSSAPQA; encoded by the coding sequence ATGGCCGAACCGGAACAGCACGTCGAAACGCGCTACTGGTTTCCCGAGAACTCGGAAAAACAGCGCAGTGTCGCGGTTCTCGACGCGATGCGCACCTATCGTGCGGCCGAGACGGCCATGCAGCGTCGCACCCAGACCTCGATGGGCATGGGAGAGAACGACCTCCTCGCCCTCCGCTACGTGATCATGGCGCAGCGCGACGGCAGGTCGATCGGCCCGAAGGAACTGACGCGCTATCTTGGCATCTCCAGCGCTTCGACCACTGTGCTGCTCGACCGACTCGAGCGCAGCGGACAGATGCGTCGCGAGAACAGCCCCTTCGATCGTCGGGCTCTCATCCTCGTTCCCACCGCGACCACGGACGCCGAGGTGCAGGCCGCCCTCGGGGAGGTTCCCGAGCGCATGGTCGAGGTGGCGAATACGCTCAGCCACGAGCAGGCGCTGACCGTCATCCAGTTTCTCGAGAACATGCGTTCGGCGGTAGACGAAATCGACTCGCACGTCGTCACCGGGAGCAGTGCTCCGCAGGCGTGA
- a CDS encoding aldo/keto reductase, which produces MRDRLVHGTDIRLTEIAFGGASLGNLYSVTSDEDAAASVAQAWESGIRYFDTAPHYGLGLSERRLGAALSSHARGDYVISSKVGRLIVPNENPTEFDDDGFIVPGDLRREWDFTRDGVLRSVEASLARLDTDYIDILYLHDPDASEIPDAAATGAAALIELRDQGVVRAVGIGSNSASAVAQLFRESDVDLAMLAGRYTLLEQRGADEVFEAAGEKSIVAVGVFNSGLLSADRPKPTAMYNYLPATADVIARANRLADSAESHGATLPQAALAFPLRNSQVVSIAIGMRNAQQVTSNVELYERGVNEAAWAELEAQTL; this is translated from the coding sequence ATGCGTGACCGGCTGGTTCACGGCACCGACATCCGGCTCACCGAAATCGCCTTCGGGGGAGCGTCGCTCGGCAACCTCTACTCGGTGACCAGCGACGAGGACGCCGCGGCCAGCGTGGCGCAGGCGTGGGAGAGCGGCATCCGCTACTTCGACACAGCCCCGCACTACGGCCTCGGCCTCTCGGAGCGTCGCCTCGGCGCAGCGCTGTCGTCGCACGCGCGCGGCGACTACGTGATCTCCTCCAAGGTCGGGCGCCTGATCGTGCCGAACGAGAACCCGACGGAGTTTGACGACGACGGCTTCATCGTGCCCGGGGATCTACGGCGCGAATGGGACTTCACGCGGGACGGCGTCCTGCGATCGGTCGAGGCCTCGCTCGCGCGTCTCGACACCGACTACATCGACATCCTCTACCTGCACGACCCCGACGCGAGTGAGATTCCGGATGCCGCGGCCACGGGTGCCGCGGCGCTCATCGAGTTGCGCGACCAGGGCGTGGTGCGTGCCGTCGGCATCGGATCCAACTCCGCCTCCGCGGTTGCGCAGCTCTTCCGCGAGTCGGACGTCGACCTCGCCATGCTCGCCGGCCGCTACACGCTGCTCGAGCAGCGCGGGGCTGATGAGGTCTTCGAGGCGGCGGGGGAGAAGTCGATCGTCGCGGTCGGCGTCTTCAACTCGGGGCTGCTCTCGGCCGACCGACCGAAACCCACGGCGATGTACAACTATCTGCCGGCAACGGCAGACGTGATCGCTCGGGCCAATCGCCTCGCCGATAGTGCCGAATCGCACGGCGCAACGCTACCGCAGGCTGCCCTGGCCTTCCCACTGCGCAACTCGCAGGTGGTCAGCATCGCCATCGGGATGCGCAACGCACAGCAGGTGACGTCGAACGTCGAACTGTACGAGCGCGGGGTCAATGAGGCGGCGTGGGCCGAGCTCGAGGCTCAGACCTTGTAG
- a CDS encoding amidohydrolase family protein, producing MTILDAHAHLWQRARTPQDWIDPASMPAIDRDFWVDDLIALQSAAGIDGTILVQSVNTAQETLDLLAAASHPSVVGVVGWIELEGDVAGQLASLRALPGGEKLVGIRHLAHVDPDPSWLTRPTVDLDALDVPFDLVVHAPQLKSAAAAAAAHPSVTFVLDHLGNPPIASSDLAAWRRDLALLAELPNVVTKLSGITLQTNWSDWTIDDLRGSVEYALDLFGAQRLLFGTDWPLLLLASKAPSWIEIVRELIPTEHHAAVLGGNAARVYLGDQHA from the coding sequence ATGACCATTCTCGACGCGCACGCCCACCTCTGGCAGCGTGCGCGCACGCCCCAGGACTGGATCGACCCCGCGTCGATGCCGGCGATCGACCGGGACTTCTGGGTCGACGACCTCATCGCCCTGCAGTCGGCCGCGGGGATCGACGGCACGATCCTCGTGCAGTCGGTCAACACCGCCCAGGAGACGCTCGACCTGCTGGCCGCCGCCTCTCACCCGTCCGTGGTCGGCGTCGTGGGATGGATCGAGCTCGAGGGCGATGTCGCGGGCCAGCTCGCCTCGCTCCGCGCGCTGCCCGGCGGCGAGAAGCTCGTCGGCATCCGGCATCTGGCGCACGTCGATCCCGATCCCTCGTGGCTGACGCGGCCGACCGTCGATCTCGACGCCCTCGATGTTCCCTTCGACCTCGTGGTGCACGCGCCGCAGCTGAAGTCGGCGGCCGCCGCCGCTGCAGCACATCCCTCGGTCACGTTCGTTCTGGATCACCTCGGCAACCCACCGATCGCGAGCTCCGACCTGGCCGCCTGGCGTCGCGACCTCGCCCTGCTCGCCGAGCTGCCGAATGTGGTCACCAAGCTTTCCGGCATCACGCTGCAGACGAACTGGAGCGACTGGACCATCGACGACCTGCGCGGGTCGGTCGAGTACGCGCTCGACCTGTTCGGTGCGCAGCGTCTGCTGTTCGGAACCGACTGGCCGCTGCTGCTGCTCGCATCGAAAGCGCCGAGCTGGATCGAGATCGTGCGCGAGCTCATCCCCACCGAACACCATGCCGCCGTGCTCGGTGGAAACGCTGCCCGCGTCTACCTGGGGGATCAGCATGCGTGA
- a CDS encoding SDR family NAD(P)-dependent oxidoreductase, whose translation MSGDFDGLVAVVTGGAAGIGAAVVTRLLEGGARVAILDLNIDGANPSALAVKADVSDLASVTAAIESVASELGGIDIVVNNAGIGAQGSVETVDEAEWARVFSINVTGMARVASAALPYLRASSNAAIVNTSSIAATAGLPLRALYSASKGAVLSLTRAMAADHLREGIRVNAVNPGTADTPWVGRLLSSASDPSAERAALAARQPHGRLVDPIEIAEAIAYLANPRNKSTTGTSIAVDGGMQELRLRPIAD comes from the coding sequence ATGAGCGGCGACTTCGACGGCCTCGTAGCGGTCGTCACCGGCGGTGCTGCCGGAATCGGTGCCGCGGTCGTGACACGCCTGCTCGAGGGCGGCGCGCGCGTGGCCATCCTCGACCTGAACATCGACGGCGCGAACCCGTCGGCCTTGGCCGTGAAGGCGGATGTGTCCGATCTGGCCTCCGTCACCGCGGCAATCGAGTCGGTCGCCTCCGAGCTCGGCGGCATCGACATCGTGGTGAACAACGCGGGCATCGGTGCCCAGGGCTCTGTCGAGACCGTCGACGAGGCGGAGTGGGCCCGGGTGTTCAGCATCAACGTCACCGGAATGGCCCGTGTTGCGAGCGCGGCGCTGCCGTACCTGCGCGCGTCGTCGAACGCGGCGATCGTCAATACGTCATCCATCGCCGCCACGGCGGGACTTCCGTTGCGAGCCCTGTACAGCGCGTCGAAGGGCGCGGTGCTGTCCCTGACCCGCGCAATGGCCGCCGACCACCTGCGCGAGGGCATCCGCGTCAATGCGGTCAACCCGGGAACCGCCGACACCCCGTGGGTGGGCCGACTGCTCAGCTCGGCCAGCGATCCGTCCGCCGAGCGGGCTGCCCTTGCCGCGCGCCAGCCGCACGGGCGCCTCGTCGACCCGATCGAGATCGCCGAAGCCATCGCCTACCTCGCGAACCCGCGCAACAAGTCGACCACCGGCACGAGCATCGCCGTCGACGGCGGTATGCAGGAACTCCGTCTGCGCCCGATCGCGGACTGA
- a CDS encoding fumarylacetoacetate hydrolase family protein: MKLARLGDPGSEIPVLLHEDRYLDLRGVVTDINADALSNEGLARIAASVDSLPELADAASLRVGAPVVRPSAIICVGLNYAAHAAESGAQPPASPVIFLKTPNTVGGPNDIVDIPRKSSKTDWEVELAVVIGERALYLDSPVDSRKHIAGYTVANDLSEREFQIEVSGGQWSKGKSAPGFSPLGPYLVTADEVDSTDLRLRSWVNGEIRQDSSTADLIFNVDFIVWHLSQFLALEAGDVIMTGTPEGVALSGRFPYLTEGDVVEIEIEGLGRQRQVMGQA, encoded by the coding sequence GTGAAACTGGCACGTCTGGGCGACCCGGGAAGCGAAATCCCGGTACTGCTTCACGAAGACCGCTATCTCGATCTGCGCGGAGTCGTCACCGACATCAACGCTGACGCCCTGTCGAACGAGGGGCTCGCGAGAATCGCCGCATCCGTCGACTCGCTCCCCGAGCTCGCCGACGCTGCATCCCTTCGGGTCGGCGCCCCGGTCGTGCGCCCGAGCGCGATCATCTGCGTGGGTCTCAACTACGCGGCTCATGCCGCCGAGTCCGGCGCACAGCCGCCGGCGTCGCCCGTGATCTTCCTCAAGACGCCGAACACGGTCGGTGGCCCCAACGACATCGTCGACATTCCCCGCAAGAGCTCGAAGACCGACTGGGAGGTCGAGCTCGCCGTGGTGATCGGCGAACGCGCTCTCTACCTCGACTCGCCCGTTGACTCGCGCAAGCACATCGCCGGCTACACGGTCGCCAACGACCTCTCCGAGCGGGAGTTCCAGATCGAGGTATCGGGCGGACAGTGGAGCAAAGGCAAGTCGGCTCCCGGCTTCAGCCCCCTCGGCCCGTATCTCGTCACGGCCGACGAGGTCGACTCGACCGACCTGCGCCTGCGCAGCTGGGTCAATGGCGAGATCCGACAGGATTCGTCGACCGCAGACCTCATCTTCAACGTCGACTTCATCGTCTGGCACCTGAGCCAGTTCCTCGCTCTCGAGGCCGGGGATGTCATCATGACGGGGACGCCCGAAGGCGTCGCGCTGTCGGGACGCTTCCCGTACCTCACGGAAGGCGACGTCGTGGAGATCGAGATCGAGGGACTCGGCCGCCAGCGCCAGGTCATGGGCCAGGCATGA